One stretch of Heptranchias perlo isolate sHepPer1 chromosome 29, sHepPer1.hap1, whole genome shotgun sequence DNA includes these proteins:
- the uqcr11 gene encoding cytochrome b-c1 complex subunit 10: protein MLEKIIGPKYVQLIKAWIPTVTTWGAFGGVVLVYATDWRVIVDRIPYVRGKFKTE, encoded by the exons ATGTTGGAGAAAATTATCGGGCCGAAATACGTCCAGCTGATAAAAGCCTG GATTCCAACAGTGACAACATGGGGCGCTTTTGGTGGTGTGGTACTAGTATACGCTACAGACTGGAGAGTAATAGTTGACCGTATCCCATACGTTAGAGGAAAATTCAAGACTGAATGA